A stretch of Plasmodium chabaudi chabaudi strain AS genome assembly, chromosome: 14 DNA encodes these proteins:
- a CDS encoding protein kinase, putative: MDKTKGSKNEYPQYKLIKLIGKGTFGKVYYAIDLATQEPVAIKRSPKWRNKVSREVDLLKKMNYSKNIVNTKSIFYTTTEKGFRIQNIVFKYMTYSLGKFIRLKKQEKREDKYERIPPDSLKTIIHQICLGIKNLHEHSVAHRDLKPDNILINLDTPDINVEICDLGSAKKVEKNIISIPYICSRWYRAPELLCGSMYYTTAVDLWSLGCIIFELINLCPLFPGKFKKDEYSEECSQIINLIEVLGSPNINFYENIKDYTSSKNTLLIKELCELDIPSLSWSHILGNVLEKEERDLIDIIDGLLKWDPNERLKIDEVLDNSYFSTLHI; this comes from the exons ATGGATAAAACAAAGGGGagtaaaaatgaatatccCCAATATAAATTGATAAAACTGATTGGAAAAGGAACTTTTGGAAAGGTCTATTATGCAATAGATTTAGCTACTCAAGAACCAGTTGCCATTAAAAGGTCGCCAAAATG GAGAAATAAAGTTTCTAGAGAAGTTgacttattaaaaaaaatgaattacaGTAAAAATATCGTAAATACAAAAtcgattttttatacaacGACAGAAAAAGGATTTCGCATccaaaatattgtttttaaatatatgacaTATAGCTTAGGAAAATTTATAAGACTAAAAAAGCAGGAAAAAAGGGAAGACAA aTATGAGCGAATCCCACCAGATAGCTTGAAAACAATAATACA TCAAATATGCTtaggaataaaaaatttgcaCGAGCATAGTGTTGCTCATAGAGATTTAAAACCggataatatatta atCAATTTGGATACGCCTGATATTAATGTAGAAATATGTGATTTag gaTCTGCCAaaaaagttgaaaaaaatattatttccatCCCTTATATCTGTTCAAGATGGTATAGGGCGCCGGAATTGCTTTGTGGCTCCATGTATTATACg ACAGCTGTGGACCTATGGT CGCTGggttgtataatttttgagCTAATAAATTTGTGCCCCTTGTTTCCTGGAAAGTTCAAGAAAGACga ATATTCAGAAGAATGCTcccaaattataaatttgattGAAGTCTTAGGATCACCTAATAT aaatttttatgaaaatataaaggatTATACTAGCTccaaaaat aCATTACTAATAAAAGAGCTATGCGAGTTAGATATCCCATCTTTATCATGGAGTCATATTCTAGGAAACGTTTTAGAGAAAGa AGAAAGAGATTTAATAGACATAATAGATGGGCTTTTAAAATG ggATCCAAATGAAAGATTAAAAATTGATGAAGTCTTAGATAATTCTTACTTTTCTacattacatatataa
- a CDS encoding exportin-T, putative, giving the protein MDELEVAILCLYGNESSQINKNEARKYCEMFQNNSDSWKYCITKLIESDKLEIKFFCVNVIIEKLGTLKIEDLIYIKNSLYTYLEKKYITINEDPCVVNKIIQLYLYLIEYLYPNNMADGFKFIINNIMVNNDMNIKNIYIFFFLKLMSMLDTEYIDNSYAKKNLQVVTNLKESIKNNDLPLIVECFYYIMNLNIEENTSLAIFTLAKYVPWIDINYVVNDKVLSFVYNTLNSINPISQASYPFLTSLIKKGMNPVNKIQFIESINIIYIIQNSPKIVDTSFEINKNIMMKKGELINNICLELVESIFEITKLKDYEMNIMKYNEVCDKATNLLFLILPHALDIFSANDFYITSTVEPFFSLFFTKFKGIIEFAPGTNTENNNNPNNCNRGIASNSYKIPMSKLNVFINSLMCTTVNKFEFPSYIEEDYDEEDEDYITFINFRENIEKLFQRLILFDKLKSIEIIKNAIQYLNENFDNLQWNNIECKLYAFYITTSIYSEYKGNSSTNSGSNNNTKQQQKDSAEMSLNYNNLLYECLIELLKNRKIVNCNNTLININLMEIFQRLNLFFIKNPQYIEYSLHVFITNGIRSNKNSVVKKAIHIFKKFIKNNSIVISNYIKDILQMLEPYLDIPCPYQKIRNNGLMGSSPFNTVALNPDTIKSIYTYMYNEKNYTYDDQIDIYETAGLLLLYHDFSRGKKLVNDDGYQSNRAANNMCNAGTDLNSINEKMNEQLIPIYKERILFFKGVLNKLLENLASIKNLYINSPKTQQDTLCLSFTCSIIIKCIGALCKNVNISMTDTLINDLDNTLGLIISESLELFYTNYLVRDSVLYTYRILSNLFKELSLNYTIKILPYFYNISYNMIMEKLKKGNSTDNSGTSGNAFSMTTPTSFQMSNNPSENDSKNVSSRYQEELKYLYSELNELSILVCHLISTYKEKSFDTFIKPYIHNITQIHLSVWKRIHVQSIEMQREQNSVLSPLLLIFYNISLNIPTAIHNFISFEHVAINHKHFCDMFANDDLIKTKIADAVTSILLISLNYKNTIDLSICLYSFQTITNILNSAANMPTADEILSKYPLMQIIETICLSLKFLDYSDPKNKRVIQEALTIFRLLCGFKGTTNCLPRKIIENSQMCLQNSLLSAFKNNQNDIHVLLQAINENNQQQFRHILSNFAA; this is encoded by the exons ATGGATGAACTTGAAGTAGCAATTTTGTGCCTATATGGAAATGAAAGTTCGCagattaataaaaatgaggCACGAAAATATTGTGAAATGTTTCAGAACAATAGTGATAGTTGGAAATATTGcattacaaaattaattgaATCAGATAaattagaaataaaatttttttgtgttaatgtaataatagaaaaattagggacattaaaaattgaagatttgatatatataaaaaattcattatatacctatttagaaaaaaaatatataacaattaaTGAAGACCCATGTGtagttaataaaataatacaattatatttatatttgattgaatatttatatcctAATAATATGGCTGATGggtttaaatttataataaataatattatggtaaataatgatatgaatataaaaaatatatatattttcttttttctaaaattaaTGAGCATGTTAGATACAgaatatatagataattcctatgctaaaaaaaatttacaagtagttacaaatttaaaagaatctataaaaaataatgatttgCCATTAATTGTagaatgtttttattatataatgaatttaaatatagaagaaaatacatcgctagctatttttacattagCTAAATATGTCCCATGGattgatataaattatgtagTAAATGACAAAGTATTAAGTTTTGTATATAACACTTTAAATTCGATAAATCCAATTTCACAAGCTAGTTATCCATTCTTAACttctttaataaaaaaaggtatGAATCCTGTTAATAAAATCCAATTTATTGAAAGTATcaacattatatatataatacaaaatagcCCCAAAATAGTTGATACCTcttttgaaataaataaaaatattatgatgaaaaaaggagagttaataaataatatttgctTAGAATTAGTTGAATcaatttttgaaattactaaattaaaagattatgaaatgaatattatgaaatataatgaagTCTGTGATAAGGcaacaaatttattatttcttattttaCCACATGCATTGGATATATTTTCTGCTaatgatttttatataaccaGTACAGTCGAACCATTTtttagtttattttttacaaaatttaaagGAATTATAGAATTTGCCCCTGGTACTAATAccgaaaataataacaaccCCAACAATTGTAATAGGGGAATTGCTAgtaattcatataaaattcCTATGAGCAAATTAAACGTTTTTATAAACAGTCTTATGTGTACTACTGTCAACAAATTTGAATTCCCATCATATATTGAAGAAGATTATGATGAAGAAGATGAAGATTATATTACTTTTATAAACTTTCGAGAAAATAtcgaaaaattatttcaacgtttaattttatttgataaattaaaatctattgaaattattaaaaatgctattcaatatttaaatgaaaattttgataatctTCAATGGAATAACATAGAATGTAAGctatatgcattttatattactaCATCTATTTATAGCGAATATAAAGGAAATTCGAGTACAAATAGTGGAtcgaataataatacaaaacaaCAACAAAAGGATTCTGCTGAAATGTCTTTAaactataataatttattatatgaatgtTTAATAgagttattaaaaaatcgaaaaattgttaattgCAATAACACtcttattaatataaatttaatggaaatatttcaaagactaaatttattttttattaaaaatccACAATATATTGAATATTCTTTGCATGTATTTATTACTAACGGTATTCGAAGTAACAAAAATAGTGTAGTCAAAAAAGcgatacatatttttaaaaaattcatcaaaaataattctattgttatatcaaattatattaaagatATATTGCAAATGTTAGAACCATATTTAGATATTCCATGTCCCTATCAAAAAATACGAAATAATGGACTTATGGGTAGTAGTCCATTTAATACCGTTGCATTAAATCCAGATACTATCAAatctatatatacttatatgtataatgaaaaaaattatacttaCGATGATCaaattgatatatatgaaacCGCAGGGTTGttgttattatatcatGATTTTTCAAGGGGTAAAAAATTAGTAAATGATGATGGATATCAAAGCAATAGAGCCGCAAACAATATGTGCAATGCAGGTACAGATttaaatagtataaatgaaaaaatgaatgagCAATTAATTCCAATTTACAAAGaaagaatattattttttaaaggcGTATTAAATAAGCTACTAGAAAATTTAGCttctattaaaaatttatatataaactcTCCTAAAACACAACAAGATACATTATGCTTAAGTTTTACGTgtagtattattattaaatgtaTAGGAGCATTATgcaaaaatgtaaatatcaGTATGACAGATACATTAATCAATGATCTAGATAATACATTAGGTTTAATAATTAGCGAATCATTAGAACTATTTTATACTAATTATCTTGTTAGAGATTCTGTTCTTTATACTTATAGAATTCTCTCTAATTTATTCAAAGAATTATCACTTAATTATACAATCAAAATTTtaccatatttttataacatatcatataatatgataatggaaaaattgaaaaaaggTAATAGCACTGATAATTCGGGAACTAGTGGTAACGCTTTTAGTATGACTACTCCAACATCTTTTCAAATGTCTAATAACCCATCTGAGAATGATTCAAAAAATGTCTCAAGTAGATATCAAGAAGagttaaaatatttatatagcGAATTGAATGAGTTAAGTATACTAGTATGCCATCTTATATCAacatataaagaaaaatcgTTTGACACATTTATTAAaccatatatacataatattacCCAAATACATTTAAGTGTATGGAAACGTATACATGTACAATCTATTGAAATGCAAAGAGAACAAAATTCAGTTTTATCgccattattattaatattttataatatatcattaaataTACCAACAGcaatacataattttatttcttttgaGCATGTTGCTATAAACcataaacatttttgtgATATGTTTGCAAATGatgatttaataaaaacaaaaatagcAGATGCTGTTACAAGTATATTActtatttctttaaattataaaaataccaTCGATTTGagtatttgtttatattcattCCAAACTATTACTAACATATTGAATAGTGCTGCAAATATGCCAACTGCTGATGAG ATATTAAGTAAATACCCATTAATGCAAATTATTGAAACAATATGTCTATCTTTAAAGTTCTTGGATTATTCCGATCCCAAAAATAAGAGG GTAATTCAAGAGGCTCTCACCATATTTAGATTATTATGTGGATTTAAAGGAACTACTAATTGTTTACCAAGAAAAATAATCGAAAACTCACAAATGTGCTTGCAAAATTCGCTACTCTCAGCTTTTAAAAACAACCAAAATGACATTCATGTCTTACTTCAA GCAATTAATGAAAACAATCAACAACAGTTTAGACATATTTTATCTAATTTTGCTgcataa